One part of the Acinetobacter sp. XS-4 genome encodes these proteins:
- the ispD gene encoding 2-C-methyl-D-erythritol 4-phosphate cytidylyltransferase has product MRHLHPQISQTKLWAVIPAAGSGSRFSKTELKQYQYIQNRTVLEHTIGRISQLPLNGYVLAIGTQDTFAQTLAFQNIDKAHFCIGGAERVHSVLNALNHLLNFADENDWVLVHDAARPCVTIDCLNALVAKVIESNESAILAIPVRDTLKQVKSGNQIDKTVSRDLLWQAQTPQITKIGKLKKAIEYALENDVTITDEASALEYMGETVQVVMGRSDNIKITYPDDLELARLILQSQS; this is encoded by the coding sequence ATGAGACACCTGCATCCCCAGATATCCCAGACTAAATTATGGGCAGTGATTCCAGCTGCAGGATCAGGAAGTCGTTTTTCTAAAACTGAATTGAAACAGTATCAATATATTCAGAATAGGACTGTTTTAGAACATACGATTGGCCGTATAAGCCAACTTCCGTTAAATGGTTATGTTTTAGCAATTGGTACACAAGATACCTTTGCTCAAACTCTAGCATTTCAAAATATAGATAAGGCGCATTTTTGCATTGGTGGAGCTGAGCGAGTCCATTCAGTGTTAAATGCGTTAAATCATCTTTTAAATTTTGCCGATGAAAATGATTGGGTTCTTGTGCATGATGCGGCTCGCCCTTGTGTAACAATTGATTGTTTAAATGCACTTGTGGCAAAGGTAATTGAATCAAATGAGAGTGCTATTTTAGCAATTCCTGTTCGCGATACTTTAAAGCAGGTTAAATCAGGCAATCAAATTGATAAAACAGTTAGCCGAGATTTATTATGGCAAGCTCAAACTCCTCAAATTACCAAAATCGGTAAACTAAAAAAAGCAATTGAATATGCTTTAGAAAATGACGTTACTATTACCGATGAGGCAAGTGCACTCGAGTATATGGGTGAAACTGTACAGGTCGTAATGGGGCGTTCGGATAATATAAAAATTACCTATCCCGATGATTTAGAACTGGCGCGTTTGATTCTTCAATCTCAGTCTTAA
- a CDS encoding 3-oxoacid CoA-transferase subunit A — protein sequence MIDKSKSSLSEVLSQIKDGATILIGGFGTAGQPAELIDGLIELGIKDLTIVSNNAGNGDYGLAKLLKAGSVKKVICSFPRQADSYVFDELYRAGKVELEVVPQGNLACRIQAAGMGLGAVFTPTGFGTLLAEGKETRQIDGKDYVLEYPIKADFALIKAYKGDRWGNLVYRKSARNFGPIMAMAADVTIVQVSEVVELGGLDPEHIITPGIFVQHVVQVQPAQ from the coding sequence ATGATTGACAAAAGTAAGTCCTCTCTTAGCGAGGTACTATCGCAGATTAAAGATGGTGCAACCATTCTGATTGGTGGTTTTGGTACCGCAGGACAACCCGCTGAACTCATTGACGGACTCATTGAACTGGGTATTAAAGATTTAACGATTGTCAGCAATAACGCCGGTAATGGCGATTATGGTCTGGCTAAACTGCTTAAAGCTGGTTCGGTTAAAAAAGTAATCTGTTCTTTCCCACGTCAGGCAGACTCTTATGTGTTTGATGAACTGTACCGTGCTGGAAAGGTTGAGCTTGAAGTGGTACCGCAAGGTAATCTGGCTTGCCGTATTCAGGCAGCCGGTATGGGATTAGGTGCTGTGTTTACCCCAACAGGCTTTGGAACACTTTTAGCTGAAGGCAAAGAAACCCGCCAGATTGATGGTAAAGACTATGTACTCGAATATCCAATTAAGGCTGACTTTGCCTTGATTAAAGCTTACAAAGGCGACCGCTGGGGTAATCTGGTTTACCGTAAATCTGCACGTAACTTTGGCCCAATTATGGCCATGGCAGCGGATGTAACCATTGTTCAGGTTTCTGAAGTGGTTGAGCTAGGTGGATTAGATCCAGAGCACATCATCACCCCAGGTATCTTTGTACAGCATGTTGTACAAGTACAGCCCGCACAATAA
- a CDS encoding 3-oxoacid CoA-transferase subunit B, which translates to MSYQKLSRDQIAKRVAQDIPDGAYVNLGIGLPTKIASYLPNDKDIFLHSENGLLAFGPPPAAGEEDPELINAGKEFVTMLEGGSFFHHGDSFAMMRGGHLDIAVLGAFQVAANGDLANWHTGAPDAIPAVGGAMDLAVGAKKVFITTDHVTKQGEPKIVAELSYPVTGKNCVDRIYTDLCVIDVTKDGLKVLEKVEGLSFDELQALTGATLIDATQG; encoded by the coding sequence ATGAGCTACCAGAAACTCAGCCGTGACCAGATTGCAAAACGTGTGGCACAAGATATTCCAGATGGTGCCTATGTGAATTTGGGCATTGGTTTACCAACCAAGATTGCAAGCTACTTACCTAACGATAAAGATATTTTCCTTCATTCTGAAAATGGTCTATTGGCTTTTGGCCCACCACCAGCGGCAGGTGAAGAAGACCCTGAACTGATTAATGCAGGTAAAGAGTTTGTGACCATGCTTGAAGGCGGTAGCTTTTTCCACCATGGCGATTCATTTGCGATGATGCGTGGTGGTCACCTTGATATTGCAGTGCTGGGTGCATTTCAGGTTGCAGCGAATGGTGACTTGGCGAACTGGCACACGGGTGCACCGGATGCAATTCCTGCGGTGGGTGGTGCGATGGATTTGGCTGTAGGTGCTAAAAAAGTTTTTATCACCACAGACCATGTGACCAAGCAAGGTGAACCGAAGATTGTGGCTGAGCTGAGCTATCCAGTAACTGGAAAAAACTGCGTTGACCGTATTTACACAGACCTGTGTGTGATTGATGTGACTAAAGATGGTTTAAAGGTGCTTGAGAAGGTGGAAGGTCTTAGCTTTGATGAGTTACAGGCTTTAACGGGTGCAACTTTGATTGATGCGACTCAAGGGTAA
- the pcaF gene encoding 3-oxoadipyl-CoA thiolase, translating into MTLKNAYIIDAIRTPFGRYAGGLAPVRADDLGAVPIKALMQRNPNVDWEQVDDVIYGCANQAGEDNRNVGRMSALLAGLPYQVPATTINRLCGSSLDAIAIAARAIKAGEANLVIAGGVESMSRAPYVMGKSDSAFGRSQKIEDTTMGWRFINPKLKELYGVDTMPQTAENVAEQFNVNRADQDQFALVSQQRTASAQAKGFFSKEIVAVEIPQRKGDAVVIDTDEHPRASTTLEALSKLKPVVKADGSVTAGNASGINDGAAALLIASDDAVQAYNLKPRGKIIASTAVGVEPRIMGFAPAPAIKKLLKQANLTLDQMDVIELNEAFAAQALAVTRDLDLPDDSNKVNPNGGAIALGHPLGASGARLVTTALNQLEQTGGRYALCSMCIGVGQGIALIIERV; encoded by the coding sequence ATGACATTAAAAAACGCTTATATCATCGATGCCATCCGTACTCCATTCGGCCGTTATGCCGGTGGTCTTGCACCTGTCCGTGCCGATGACCTTGGCGCTGTGCCGATTAAAGCACTCATGCAGCGTAACCCGAATGTAGATTGGGAACAGGTCGATGATGTGATCTATGGCTGTGCTAACCAAGCTGGTGAAGATAACCGTAACGTCGGCCGTATGTCAGCACTACTTGCAGGTTTACCATATCAAGTGCCAGCAACCACCATTAACCGTTTGTGTGGTTCTTCACTCGATGCGATTGCTATTGCTGCCCGTGCTATTAAAGCAGGTGAAGCGAACTTGGTGATTGCAGGTGGTGTGGAAAGCATGAGCCGTGCACCTTATGTGATGGGTAAGTCTGACAGTGCTTTTGGCCGTAGCCAAAAGATTGAAGACACCACCATGGGCTGGCGTTTCATTAACCCTAAACTTAAAGAATTATATGGTGTAGACACCATGCCCCAGACTGCCGAAAACGTGGCTGAACAGTTTAACGTTAATCGTGCAGATCAGGACCAGTTTGCCTTGGTAAGCCAACAACGCACCGCAAGCGCGCAAGCCAAAGGCTTTTTTTCTAAAGAAATCGTGGCAGTTGAAATCCCTCAGCGTAAGGGTGATGCTGTTGTGATTGATACCGATGAACATCCACGTGCATCAACCACGCTTGAAGCTTTAAGCAAACTTAAACCTGTGGTTAAAGCAGATGGTTCTGTGACTGCGGGTAATGCTTCAGGTATTAATGATGGTGCTGCGGCTCTGCTGATTGCTTCTGATGATGCAGTTCAAGCCTACAACCTCAAACCGCGTGGCAAGATCATTGCTTCAACAGCAGTGGGTGTAGAACCGCGCATTATGGGTTTTGCTCCAGCACCAGCCATTAAAAAATTACTTAAACAAGCCAACCTGACTTTAGATCAGATGGATGTGATTGAGTTAAATGAAGCCTTTGCTGCACAAGCTTTGGCAGTGACTCGTGATTTAGATTTGCCAGATGATTCTAACAAGGTGAATCCAAACGGTGGTGCAATTGCATTGGGCCATCCACTGGGTGCATCAGGTGCACGCTTAGTCACTACAGCTTTAAACCAACTTGAACAAACAGGCGGCCGTTATGCTTTATGTTCAATGTGTATTGGTGTGGGCCAAGGCATCGCATTGATTATTGAGAGAGTCTAA
- the pcaB gene encoding 3-carboxy-cis,cis-muconate cycloisomerase: MSQLYASLFYQKDVTDIFSDSSLIAYMIQVEVALAQAQAKVGVIPQDAANTIAQVAEQAIEKFDFSALAVATGLAGNIAIPFVKQLTAIVKDVDEDASRYVHWGATSQDILDTACILQCRDALNIVEAQLQQCYTAALQQAKQYRYQVMIGRTWLQQALPITLGHKLARWASAFKRDLDRIQAMKSRVLTAQLGGAVGSLASLQDQGSLVVSVFAQQLNLTVPTSTWHGERDRIVEIASVLGIIVGNTGKMARDWSLMMQTEIAELFEPTAKGRGGSSTMPHKRNPVAAASVLAAANRVPALMSSIYQSMVQEHERSLGAWHAEWLAIPEIFQLCAGALSRTDEVLQGFEVNAEHMQQNLDCTNGLIMAEAVMMALAPKIGRLNAHHVVEAACKTAVAQKQHLSEVVSQLDEVKEHFSPTEILEIFKAENYLGNIQAQIDAVLQEAQGGDIK, from the coding sequence ATGAGCCAGTTATATGCCAGCTTGTTTTATCAAAAAGATGTCACTGACATTTTTAGTGATTCATCTTTAATCGCATACATGATTCAGGTTGAAGTTGCGTTAGCTCAAGCACAGGCAAAAGTTGGCGTGATTCCTCAAGATGCGGCTAATACCATTGCCCAAGTAGCTGAGCAGGCAATAGAAAAGTTTGACTTTTCAGCGTTGGCTGTAGCAACTGGCTTAGCTGGAAATATCGCAATTCCATTTGTAAAACAACTTACGGCAATTGTGAAAGATGTGGATGAAGATGCTTCACGTTATGTGCATTGGGGAGCAACGAGTCAGGATATTTTAGACACAGCTTGTATTTTGCAATGCCGTGATGCGTTAAACATTGTGGAAGCACAACTTCAACAGTGCTACACCGCTGCATTACAACAAGCTAAGCAATATCGCTATCAAGTCATGATTGGGCGTACATGGTTGCAGCAAGCTTTACCAATTACTTTAGGGCATAAGCTTGCTCGCTGGGCTTCTGCATTTAAACGTGATTTAGATCGTATCCAAGCAATGAAATCACGTGTACTCACTGCTCAGTTAGGCGGTGCTGTGGGTTCATTAGCTTCTTTGCAAGATCAAGGTTCACTTGTGGTCAGTGTATTTGCTCAGCAGTTGAATCTGACTGTACCGACAAGTACATGGCATGGTGAGCGTGATCGCATTGTAGAAATCGCAAGTGTGCTCGGCATCATTGTCGGGAATACGGGCAAGATGGCACGTGATTGGTCACTCATGATGCAAACCGAAATTGCAGAATTGTTTGAACCAACAGCAAAGGGTCGTGGTGGTTCATCGACCATGCCGCATAAGCGTAATCCAGTCGCAGCAGCTTCAGTACTTGCAGCAGCGAATCGTGTACCAGCACTTATGTCTAGCATCTATCAAAGTATGGTGCAGGAACATGAGCGTAGCTTAGGCGCATGGCATGCAGAATGGTTAGCAATCCCTGAAATTTTTCAGCTTTGTGCTGGAGCATTAAGTCGTACTGACGAAGTTTTACAAGGTTTCGAAGTTAATGCTGAGCATATGCAGCAGAACCTTGACTGTACCAACGGGTTGATTATGGCGGAAGCTGTGATGATGGCGCTTGCTCCAAAAATTGGACGTTTAAATGCACATCATGTTGTTGAAGCAGCTTGTAAAACAGCCGTGGCTCAAAAGCAGCATTTATCTGAGGTTGTTAGTCAGTTAGATGAAGTAAAAGAACATTTTAGCCCAACAGAAATTTTGGAAATATTTAAAGCAGAAAACTATTTGGGCAACATTCAAGCTCAAATTGATGCTGTTCTGCAAGAAGCACAAGGAGGAGACATAAAGTGA
- the pcaD gene encoding 3-oxoadipate enol-lactonase, with amino-acid sequence MKQLITNRQGKQLAVYTDGLKDAPALVLSNSLGTDHGMWQPQVDELKSHFNVITYDTRGHGESDVIAESSLQNLGEDVADILDALNIEKAHFCGISMGGITGLWLGVHYPERFLSITVANSAAKIGQAEAWLSRAESVEQNGLAELVKTTHTRWFSEKFDYQHNVVAQTTIQSLANTPAQGYANACRALAHADLRDEITQIQVPVLLIAGTADPVTTVADAEFMQNAIKNSQIAKLEASHLSNIEQPQRFTQELTRFIQQI; translated from the coding sequence GTGAAACAGCTTATAACCAATCGACAAGGTAAGCAGCTCGCTGTATATACCGACGGATTAAAAGATGCTCCAGCACTTGTGCTATCTAACTCGTTAGGAACAGATCATGGAATGTGGCAGCCGCAAGTAGATGAGCTTAAAAGTCATTTTAATGTCATTACATACGATACACGTGGTCATGGCGAAAGTGATGTGATCGCTGAATCATCTTTACAAAATTTAGGTGAAGATGTTGCTGATATTTTAGATGCCTTAAATATTGAAAAAGCTCATTTTTGTGGCATTTCAATGGGCGGAATTACAGGGCTTTGGTTGGGTGTTCATTATCCAGAGCGCTTTCTAAGCATTACTGTCGCGAACTCGGCAGCTAAAATTGGTCAAGCTGAAGCTTGGTTGAGTCGCGCAGAGTCAGTAGAACAAAATGGACTGGCTGAATTGGTTAAAACCACGCACACACGTTGGTTTAGCGAAAAATTCGACTATCAACATAATGTGGTTGCACAAACGACGATTCAAAGTCTGGCAAACACACCAGCACAAGGTTATGCCAATGCATGTCGTGCTTTAGCTCATGCTGATTTAAGAGATGAAATTACGCAAATCCAAGTTCCAGTATTGCTAATTGCAGGAACAGCAGATCCAGTGACGACAGTAGCAGATGCTGAGTTTATGCAGAATGCTATCAAGAATAGTCAAATTGCTAAATTGGAAGCATCTCATCTTTCTAATATTGAGCAACCGCAAAGATTTACTCAGGAATTGACTAGGTTTATTCAACAAATCTAA
- a CDS encoding MFS transporter, translating into MASQDYAAPNKSIDAQALINDAPLSKYQWMIAIICFLIIFTDGIDTAAMGFIAPALAQDWGVDRSQLGPVMSAALGGMIIGALVSGPTADRFGRKIVLAVSMLIFGGFTLASAYATNLDSLVVLRFLTGIGLGAAMPNATTLFSEYCPTRIRSLLVTCMFCGYNLGMATGGFISSWLIPTYGWHSLFLLGGWSPLILMVLVIFVLPESYRFLIVKGKNPEKVRKILNHIAPTQVQNATAFHVPEEKTETAQKKNVFGIMFSKPYAKGTLLLWLTYFMGLVVVYLLTSWLPTLMRETGASMERAAFIGGLFQFGGVVSALFIGWAMDKFNPNRVIAIFYFAAGLFAIAVGQSLGNSTLLAVLVLCAGIAINGAQSSMPALSARFYPTQCRATGVSWMTGIGRFGAVFGAWIGAVLLGNDWSFTAILSLLLIPATAAAVAVFVKSLVAHTDAT; encoded by the coding sequence ATGGCGTCTCAGGATTACGCTGCACCAAATAAAAGTATCGATGCTCAAGCATTGATTAATGATGCTCCACTTAGTAAGTATCAATGGATGATCGCAATCATCTGTTTCTTAATTATTTTTACTGATGGTATCGATACTGCTGCAATGGGTTTTATCGCTCCAGCTTTGGCTCAAGATTGGGGTGTTGATCGCTCTCAGTTAGGCCCAGTGATGAGTGCTGCACTTGGTGGGATGATTATTGGGGCTTTGGTGTCTGGCCCAACAGCTGATCGGTTCGGTCGCAAAATTGTTTTGGCCGTTTCAATGCTGATTTTTGGTGGTTTCACTTTGGCATCAGCTTACGCAACCAACTTAGATAGCCTTGTCGTTTTACGCTTTTTGACAGGTATTGGCTTGGGTGCAGCTATGCCAAATGCCACCACATTATTTTCTGAATACTGTCCAACACGCATTCGTTCATTACTCGTGACATGCATGTTCTGTGGCTACAACTTAGGTATGGCAACAGGTGGCTTTATTAGTAGCTGGCTTATCCCGACCTATGGTTGGCACAGTCTATTTTTACTTGGCGGTTGGTCACCTTTGATCTTAATGGTTTTAGTGATTTTTGTCTTACCTGAGTCTTACCGCTTTTTAATTGTTAAAGGTAAGAACCCTGAAAAAGTACGCAAAATCTTAAATCATATCGCACCAACTCAAGTTCAAAATGCGACTGCATTTCACGTACCTGAAGAGAAAACTGAAACAGCTCAAAAGAAAAATGTCTTTGGAATTATGTTTTCTAAACCATATGCAAAAGGAACACTTTTACTTTGGTTGACCTATTTCATGGGCTTGGTTGTTGTTTACTTGCTTACAAGCTGGTTACCGACACTTATGCGTGAAACTGGTGCTTCAATGGAGCGTGCTGCATTTATTGGTGGTTTGTTCCAGTTTGGTGGTGTGGTGAGTGCATTGTTCATTGGTTGGGCGATGGACAAATTTAACCCGAACCGAGTCATTGCCATTTTCTACTTTGCTGCGGGTCTATTTGCGATTGCTGTGGGTCAAAGCTTAGGAAACTCAACATTACTTGCTGTATTGGTTCTTTGCGCAGGTATCGCGATTAATGGTGCGCAATCTTCAATGCCAGCTTTAAGTGCTCGTTTCTATCCAACGCAGTGCCGTGCAACGGGTGTGTCTTGGATGACAGGTATTGGACGTTTCGGTGCGGTATTTGGTGCTTGGATTGGTGCCGTATTACTCGGTAATGATTGGTCGTTTACTGCCATTCTCAGTTTATTACTAATTCCAGCGACTGCTGCGGCTGTTGCTGTATTTGTTAAATCACTTGTTGCGCATACCGATGCAACTTAA
- the pcaC gene encoding 4-carboxymuconolactone decarboxylase, with the protein MNDEQRYKQGIEVRTEVLGEKHVGRSLQNLNDFNQDFQNFISRYAWGEVWSRPGLPRHTRSLVTIAILLALGREDELRMHLRACFNNGVTKEDLKELILHSSLYAGLPAANAAMHMAEEVFKELGIEVNSVAAKEQD; encoded by the coding sequence ATGAATGATGAACAACGCTATAAACAAGGCATTGAGGTGCGGACTGAAGTTTTGGGTGAAAAGCATGTTGGTCGGTCTTTGCAAAACTTAAATGACTTTAACCAAGATTTTCAAAACTTTATTAGCCGTTATGCATGGGGTGAAGTGTGGTCTCGTCCGGGCCTACCGCGTCATACACGTAGTTTAGTGACGATCGCAATTTTATTGGCGCTTGGCCGCGAAGATGAACTACGCATGCATTTACGTGCTTGTTTCAATAATGGTGTAACTAAAGAAGATTTAAAAGAGTTGATCTTACATAGCTCACTCTATGCAGGTTTACCTGCTGCAAATGCTGCAATGCATATGGCCGAAGAAGTCTTTAAAGAGTTGGGAATAGAAGTCAACTCAGTTGCAGCAAAAGAACAGGATTAA
- the pcaH gene encoding protocatechuate 3,4-dioxygenase subunit beta produces the protein MSQHSWGAYAQRNTEDHPPAYATGYKTSVLRSPKNALISINETLTEVTSPHFSSNLFGPKDNDLILNYAKDGLPIGERVIVHGYVRDQFGRPVKNALLEVWQANASGRYRHPNDKFIGAMDPNFGGCGRTLTDENGFYIFRTIKPGPYPWRNRINEWRPAHIHFSLIADGWAQRLISQFYFEGDTLIDTCPILKTIPSEDQRRALIALEDKNNFIEADSRCYRFDITLRGRRATYFENDLT, from the coding sequence ATGTCACAACATAGCTGGGGTGCTTACGCCCAACGTAATACAGAAGACCATCCACCTGCATATGCGACAGGTTATAAGACAAGTGTTTTACGTTCGCCAAAAAATGCATTGATTTCTATTAATGAGACTTTAACTGAAGTTACTTCACCGCATTTTTCTTCAAACCTATTTGGTCCAAAAGATAACGATTTGATTTTGAACTATGCCAAAGATGGTTTACCAATTGGTGAGCGTGTCATTGTTCATGGTTATGTCCGTGACCAGTTTGGTCGTCCTGTAAAAAATGCACTTTTAGAAGTATGGCAGGCCAATGCTTCTGGTCGTTATCGCCATCCAAACGATAAGTTTATTGGTGCAATGGACCCTAACTTCGGTGGTTGTGGTCGTACATTAACTGACGAAAATGGTTTTTATATTTTCCGTACCATTAAACCAGGTCCATATCCGTGGCGTAACCGTATTAATGAATGGCGCCCAGCTCATATCCACTTCTCTTTAATTGCTGATGGTTGGGCTCAGCGCCTAATTTCGCAGTTTTATTTTGAAGGAGATACATTAATTGACACTTGCCCGATTTTAAAAACGATTCCTTCTGAAGATCAACGTCGTGCACTGATTGCACTAGAAGATAAAAACAACTTTATCGAAGCAGATAGCCGTTGTTACCGTTTTGACATCACTTTACGTGGTCGTCGAGCGACTTACTTCGAAAATGATTTGACTTAA
- the pcaG gene encoding protocatechuate 3,4-dioxygenase subunit alpha, whose product MNNWNFQELKETPSQTGGPYVHIGLLPQQANIEVFENNFNNQLVQDQTKGERIRLEGQVFDGLGLPLRDVLIEIWQADANGIYPSQADTREQKADPAFQGWGRTGADFETGIWSFNTIKPGATAGRKGSTQAPHIALVIFARGINLGLHTRVYFEDEAEANGNDAILNSIEWAPRRQTLIAKRFEENGEIVYRFDIRIQGDDETVFFDI is encoded by the coding sequence ATGAATAACTGGAATTTTCAGGAATTAAAAGAAACTCCATCTCAAACAGGTGGTCCTTACGTCCACATTGGTTTATTGCCACAACAAGCAAATATTGAAGTGTTTGAAAACAACTTTAATAACCAGTTAGTACAAGACCAAACTAAAGGCGAGCGTATTCGTCTTGAAGGTCAAGTATTTGACGGATTAGGTTTACCGCTGCGCGACGTGCTGATCGAGATTTGGCAAGCCGATGCGAATGGTATTTACCCAAGTCAGGCAGATACGCGTGAGCAAAAAGCTGATCCTGCATTTCAGGGTTGGGGCCGTACTGGTGCTGACTTTGAAACAGGTATCTGGAGCTTCAATACAATTAAGCCGGGTGCTACAGCAGGTCGCAAAGGTTCAACTCAGGCGCCTCATATTGCATTAGTGATTTTCGCTCGCGGTATTAACTTAGGTCTTCACACACGTGTTTATTTTGAAGATGAAGCCGAAGCAAATGGCAATGATGCAATTCTAAATAGCATTGAATGGGCACCTCGTCGCCAAACTCTTATTGCAAAACGCTTTGAAGAAAATGGTGAAATTGTTTACCGCTTTGACATTCGTATTCAAGGCGATGACGAAACTGTATTTTTTGATATTTAA
- the aroD gene encoding type I 3-dehydroquinate dehydratase, with protein sequence MKTLLSLSLLALPFFTAQANAEPVALATQTQSATTAVKTIVPITAKTKEQALAQAQVIANTADADLAEFRIDLLSFASDTKQVIALGHELKKILGNKPMIATIRTKNEGGQLEISDADYGKTYQAYLKNPFMDWLDVEMFRDQKVVSEIVQKAHQKKVLVVMSNHDFQKTPSQDEIEKRLLKQDQMGADILKIAVMPKSKQDVFTLMNATLKVSQQTTKPLLTMSMGQLGTISRVATANMGGSYSFGMIGEASAPGQIDVTKLKQILKIVQPTNP encoded by the coding sequence ATGAAAACATTATTAAGCTTAAGTTTGCTTGCACTCCCATTTTTTACAGCACAGGCAAATGCTGAACCTGTTGCTTTAGCTACTCAAACACAATCTGCGACTACAGCTGTTAAAACAATTGTTCCGATTACAGCAAAAACCAAAGAACAAGCTTTAGCGCAAGCTCAAGTCATTGCAAATACAGCAGATGCTGATTTGGCAGAGTTTCGTATCGATTTACTCAGTTTTGCGAGTGATACAAAACAAGTGATTGCCTTGGGTCATGAATTGAAAAAGATTTTAGGCAATAAACCAATGATTGCCACAATTCGTACCAAAAACGAAGGCGGTCAGCTTGAAATTAGCGATGCTGATTATGGCAAGACATATCAGGCTTATTTAAAAAATCCGTTCATGGACTGGTTAGATGTTGAAATGTTCCGTGATCAAAAAGTAGTTTCAGAGATTGTTCAAAAAGCACATCAAAAGAAAGTATTAGTGGTGATGTCTAATCATGACTTCCAAAAAACACCAAGCCAAGATGAAATTGAAAAACGCTTGTTAAAACAAGATCAAATGGGCGCAGATATTCTAAAAATTGCCGTAATGCCAAAATCTAAACAAGACGTTTTCACTTTAATGAACGCGACTTTAAAAGTAAGTCAGCAAACCACTAAACCATTGTTGACGATGTCGATGGGGCAATTAGGTACGATTTCTCGTGTTGCCACAGCCAATATGGGGGGAAGTTATAGTTTTGGCATGATTGGCGAGGCGTCAGCACCGGGCCAAATTGATGTGACCAAGCTCAAACAGATTCTAAAAATCGTTCAACCAACAAACCCATAA